From Geotalea uraniireducens Rf4:
AGAAAACATGAACGAGGCATGCCGGCTGTCCGGCCTGTCCCAGTCCCGCCTCTACGCCCTTCTCAAAAAACAGGAAATCTCCCATCCCTAAACCTGATGGAACGCAGAAAAATCGGAAAAGGAGGATAAAGGCGGATTAAACCGGAACCCAGAAATCTCAGGTTTTAAATCCGTTTTTTCCTCTTTTTCCGCCTTTTCTGCGTCCCATTGGTTTTAAGGTGTTCACCATGTCCGAAAGAAGTGTCGTTCTATGATTTTTCCTGCCGGACAGGAATAATTCCTGCGCCGCAGGATAAATATCCACCGCATATCCCCCCGCCTTCAACTTACCGACCTCATCATCCCACATAACCAGCTGACATCACTGATTTATTTGTTTTGTTAACAAATTCCAACAACATGGCATCTCCGTTGCTCTTACCAGGGTAAACAACCCTTCAGGGAAAACATTTCGAAAGGAGATCGCCATGAACGCATTAATCAAAAGCTCGATGTCAGGAAAGATCGTAAGCGGAGTGATCATAGCACTTGTACTCGCCGGAACGATTTTCGTCTCCAGCATAGCCGATGTAGGCCAGAGGGGCGGAATCCTGGCGAACCTCTTCATCGGATTCATCGGTGCCATCATCGCCATCCAGCTCGTCCCCGGCCTGATTCTGTTCGGGGCAATGGTCAAGGGGCTATGCAGCCTGTTCCGCAAGGAAAAAGAACTACAGGTCGAAACCCGGGAATCGGAATGAACGGCGTTTTCAGCCTGTGAAAGGGAGAGAACAATGGACGAGCGAGGAATTCTCATAGCGGACAGAGATACCGAGTTCCGCAAGCAGGTGGCCGACTATTTCAGAGAAGCGGGCTACCAGGTGGAGACGACGGATTCGGCGGTCCATGCGTTCTGCAGCATCCTGGAAAAGCAGACCCCCGTTGTCCTGTTGGGTAACGATTTCGATAAAAAGGTCAACTCGGCGGACCTCATACACCTGCTCAAGAAATGCAACCGGCGCCTGGCCGTGATCCTGGTTTCCGATGAACTCCCCTTGCCGCTTATCAGGAAAATCAGGAAGGAAGGGATATTCTACCACGCCCTGAAAACGGCCGGGCCCAAAGACAGCGAGGAAATACATCAGGCGGTGGAATGCGCTTTCACGAACCGCCACGATAACTCACAGCAGGAAACCACAAGGAGGAAATCATGAAAACAAAGGCATGGATATGCGGCATTGCAGCCGTGGCAACGGGGTCCGGCTCCCTCGCCTTCGCTGCGCCGCAGACGAGAGAAGACGGCAGCGGCATCGCGATCGCCATCTTCCTCGCCTTCTGCGCACTGATCGTCATCGGCCAGCTTCTCCCCATCTTCCGCACCAGGAAGGCCGAAGACGAGGCAGCGGAAGTCGAAACAGTTAAAGCAGAGAGTGAAGAGGATGAGCAGCAGGTTGACCGGTGAGCACCGTCATTGATTCAAGAATCCCCCTCTTAAGATTAAGAGGGGGTGGGGGGAGTTATGAGGTTGTAACCCCTCCCGGCCTCCCCTTAAACCAAGGGGAGGTGTAGTTCGCCCTGAGGGGGGAGGACTTCGGGATGAATCCCCCGGCTCCAGAAATAAACGTATTTCTGATTTCAAGACAAGGAGGAAGGTACAGTGAAAACAGAGATTATAAAATGGACGCTCCGTCTTCTCCCGGCGCTCGCCCTGCTCGCCGCCGTTTCCATGGCCTCTGCCGCGGAAGCGGGCGGACCGGGCTACGCATACGGCGGCATTACCGGGAAAAGCGGCAACTGCCTGGACTGTCACGGAAATGCGAAAAATATCGGCGACCGGTATTTCATCGACCCGGTGAAATACGAACACACCAATCACGCCAGAATCGGCTGCCCCGCCTGCCACGATTCCATCGGCGGTGGACATCCAGGCGACCAGCTTGTCCCGGCCAAAGCCGGTTGTCTTGAGTGCCACGGCGACACGGCCGAGGAATATGCCCGGACCGCTCATGCGGCAAAAGCTGCCTGCAACGACTGCCACAACCCGCACCTGGTGCACGCCCCCAACGAAATATCAGGGCAGGAGATGAACAGGATGTGCGCCACCTGCCACAACAACGAAGGGATGGTTGCAAAGCACGCCAGGTGGCTGCCGCAGGCCGACCTCCATCTCGGCATGCTCCCCTGCATCACCTGTCACACCGGATCGAAAAATTACGTCATCACCCTTTACATCATCAAACGGGAGGGATACAAGCGCAACGGAGAGTTTAAACTGGCCGGCCACGCAGAGCTGGAAAAAATTGCCGGAGCTAAAGGGATCCGCTCCATGATCGACGGTAACGGCGACAACTACATCTCCCTCGCCGAACTGGGCCTGTTCAACCGCAACCCCGCTTACAAGCATCTGCGTCTGCAAGGGGTGCTGACCCCGGAAACAGTGACCCACAACTTCGAGATCCTTGAAAACCGCTGGGACTGCACCTTCTGCCACGCCTCCGGCCCCGACGCCATGCAGACCAGTTCTATCGCCCTGCCGGATAAAAGCGGCGCCTTCCAGCGGGTCGCAGTGGAGAAAGGGGCGGTTCTCGACACGCTCAACGGCCCGCCCGATTTCTATCTGACCGGGGCCTCCCGCAACGCATCGCTCAACAAGATCGGCCTGGTCATCATTGCCGGCGGCATGGTCATGCCGGTCGGACACGGCTTCCTGCGTTTCCTGACGCGGAAGAACAGAAAAGGAAAGGAGCACCAGTCATGAGTAAACATACGATGATCTATCTTCAGCCCACCCCGGTGCGCATCTGGCACTGGCTCAACGCCCTGGGCATCGTCACCCTCTGCATAACCGGCGCGCAGATCCGCTTCCCGGAATACCTGGCAATTTTCGGCAGCTACAAGACGGCCATCCTCCTCCACAACACGGCGGGGATCGTCGTGGCCGTCTCCTTCTCCCTCTGGTTCTTTTACTACAAGA
This genomic window contains:
- a CDS encoding cytochrome c3 family protein, with the translated sequence MKTEIIKWTLRLLPALALLAAVSMASAAEAGGPGYAYGGITGKSGNCLDCHGNAKNIGDRYFIDPVKYEHTNHARIGCPACHDSIGGGHPGDQLVPAKAGCLECHGDTAEEYARTAHAAKAACNDCHNPHLVHAPNEISGQEMNRMCATCHNNEGMVAKHARWLPQADLHLGMLPCITCHTGSKNYVITLYIIKREGYKRNGEFKLAGHAELEKIAGAKGIRSMIDGNGDNYISLAELGLFNRNPAYKHLRLQGVLTPETVTHNFEILENRWDCTFCHASGPDAMQTSSIALPDKSGAFQRVAVEKGAVLDTLNGPPDFYLTGASRNASLNKIGLVIIAGGMVMPVGHGFLRFLTRKNRKGKEHQS
- a CDS encoding DNA-binding transcriptional response regulator, with amino-acid sequence MDERGILIADRDTEFRKQVADYFREAGYQVETTDSAVHAFCSILEKQTPVVLLGNDFDKKVNSADLIHLLKKCNRRLAVILVSDELPLPLIRKIRKEGIFYHALKTAGPKDSEEIHQAVECAFTNRHDNSQQETTRRKS